Proteins encoded in a region of the Zea mays cultivar B73 chromosome 4, Zm-B73-REFERENCE-NAM-5.0, whole genome shotgun sequence genome:
- the LOC100193014 gene encoding histone H2B.2, which yields MAPKAEKKPAAKKPAEEEPAAEKAPAGKKPKAEKRVPAGKSAGKEGGEGKRGRKKGKKSVETYKIYIFKVLKQVHPDIGISSKAMSIMNSFINDIFEKLAAEAAKLARYNKKPTITSREIQTSVRLVLPGELAKHAVSEGTKAVTKFTSS from the coding sequence ATGGCGCCCAAGGCCGAGAAGAAGCCCGCGGCGAAGAAGCCGGCGGAGGAGGAGCCCGCTGCCGAGAAGGCGCCGGCCGGGAAGAAGCCCAAGGCGGAGAAGCGTGTCCCAGCAGGCAAGTCCGCCGGCAAGGAGGGCGGCGAGGGAAAGAGGggccggaagaagggcaagaagagcgTGGAGACCTACAAGATCTACATCTTCAAGGTGCTGAAGCAGGTGCACCCGGACATCGGCATCTCCTCTAAGGCCATGTCCATCATGAACTCCTTCATCAACGACATCTTCGAGAAGCTCGCCGCCGAGGCCGCCAAGCTCGCGCGGTACAACAAGAAGCCCACCATCACCTCCCGTGAGATCCAGACCTCCGTGCGCCTCGTCCTCCCCGGGGAGCTCGCCAAGCACGCCGTCTCCGAGGGCACCAAGGCCGTCACCAAGTTCACCTCGTCCTAG